The following coding sequences are from one Myxococcales bacterium window:
- a CDS encoding DnaJ domain-containing protein: MTDPTITPPAAEGRLSDRPLPRLVQQLYRKRVTGRLVVLDEAGDESVVFLREGSAVHIERPNDLDRLDRVLADTGLVSDRVLARAEQLAIQGHKRLGQVLVEIGALTADVLADAIRAQLRRKLIRLFFLRTGRYEVYLHEHGFGADDELARIRLDPRSLIYPGIRTAYDDVRLIDELKPLTGFAFRLVALPAGFLEAMGIPQGEAIVRALEERPLQLEDIPRTGPKPSESRSAVLALLYADLLETERLPQEVRRPPQASPLPSTGMSRVATALSPVPTARSPSQPQRFSPLVQRPPSEPPPPRIRLGSGEGVPRAIPPGTTGPTMAGDELRRRIQALLPRLEDMSLFELLGLTESATPEQVSAAYMQGVRQFHPDRLVGLGLSDLVKEAERIMARYGEASSVLSDPKRRNEYVRKLRGEPTEAESARNILEAEQAFRQGEVALKRGDVAKALERFNDAVKRNPAEPEYRAYLAWARYGENASRRALLATDTLRIIREALNHRPHFARGHYWIGEIVKQQGDMDAAERAFRACLEVDKDFLEAGRELRLIEMRRSKAKPKSVSSAEPASPKSVGGLLNRFLKR; this comes from the coding sequence GTGACAGACCCCACGATCACCCCCCCCGCTGCTGAAGGCCGCCTGTCCGACCGGCCTTTGCCGCGTCTCGTTCAGCAGCTTTACCGCAAACGCGTAACGGGCCGTTTGGTGGTGCTCGACGAGGCGGGGGACGAAAGCGTGGTGTTCCTGCGCGAGGGATCGGCGGTTCACATCGAGCGTCCCAACGACCTCGACCGGCTCGACCGCGTCCTCGCGGACACGGGGTTGGTGTCCGACCGCGTGCTGGCGCGGGCGGAGCAGTTGGCGATCCAAGGCCACAAGCGCCTCGGCCAGGTGTTGGTGGAAATCGGCGCACTCACGGCCGACGTCCTGGCCGATGCCATTCGCGCCCAGCTGCGCCGCAAGCTCATCCGGCTGTTTTTCCTGCGCACGGGCCGCTACGAGGTGTATCTGCACGAGCACGGCTTTGGGGCCGACGACGAGCTTGCACGCATCCGCCTCGATCCGCGCAGCTTGATCTACCCCGGAATCCGCACCGCCTATGATGACGTGCGCCTGATAGACGAGCTCAAGCCCCTCACCGGGTTTGCCTTCCGCCTGGTGGCGCTGCCGGCCGGCTTCCTCGAAGCCATGGGCATACCGCAGGGCGAGGCCATCGTGAGGGCGCTCGAAGAGCGGCCCTTGCAGCTCGAAGACATTCCCCGCACCGGCCCGAAGCCCTCCGAGTCTCGGTCGGCCGTGCTGGCCCTGTTGTATGCGGATCTGCTCGAAACGGAGCGCCTGCCCCAGGAGGTTCGCCGCCCGCCTCAGGCATCACCCTTACCCTCGACCGGAATGTCGCGGGTGGCGACGGCCCTGTCCCCGGTGCCCACCGCCCGCTCGCCGTCACAGCCCCAACGATTCTCCCCCCTCGTCCAGAGACCCCCCTCCGAACCCCCGCCGCCCCGGATCCGCCTGGGCTCGGGTGAGGGCGTGCCGCGCGCCATTCCCCCGGGCACCACGGGGCCCACCATGGCGGGCGACGAGCTGCGCCGCCGCATCCAGGCGCTGCTCCCCCGGCTCGAGGACATGTCTTTGTTCGAGCTCTTGGGCCTTACGGAGTCGGCCACACCCGAGCAGGTGAGTGCCGCATACATGCAAGGCGTCCGGCAGTTCCATCCCGACCGCCTCGTGGGACTCGGGCTTTCAGACCTGGTGAAGGAGGCCGAACGCATCATGGCCCGTTACGGCGAGGCCTCGTCGGTGCTCTCGGATCCCAAACGCCGCAACGAATACGTGCGCAAGCTGCGGGGCGAGCCGACCGAAGCCGAAAGCGCACGCAACATCCTCGAGGCCGAGCAGGCGTTTCGGCAGGGTGAGGTGGCGCTCAAGCGGGGCGATGTGGCCAAGGCGCTCGAGCGCTTCAACGACGCGGTCAAGCGCAACCCCGCCGAACCCGAGTACCGCGCCTATTTGGCTTGGGCCCGCTACGGCGAAAACGCTTCACGCCGGGCCCTCCTGGCCACGGACACTCTGCGCATCATTCGCGAGGCGCTGAACCACCGGCCCCACTTCGCGCGTGGGCACTACTGGATCGGCGAGATCGTGAAACAGCAAGGCGACATGGACGCGGCCGAACGCGCCTTTCGGGCGTGCCTCGAGGTCGACAAGGACTTCCTCGAGGCGGGCCGTGAGCTGCGTCTCATCGAGATGCGTCGGAGCAAGGCCAAGCCCAAGTCCGTCTCGTCTGCCGAGCCCGCGTCCCCCAAAAGCGTGGGCGGGCTTCTCAACCGCTTTTTGAAGCGGTGA
- a CDS encoding PilZ domain-containing protein, with protein MSSRPTSKTSGGRKDQRRHERRRAELSISVSTVDGPKVRGQLSFDSADLSEGGAFLCSDLLLEEGELINVEIVLAGHAIRATARVVRTARTTGGQAGMGIEFIRLSDSDRKTLSFGLMTLSAASS; from the coding sequence GTGAGCAGCCGGCCCACGAGCAAGACCTCCGGCGGGCGGAAGGATCAACGAAGGCACGAACGGCGACGGGCCGAGCTCAGCATCTCGGTCTCCACGGTTGATGGCCCCAAGGTGCGGGGACAGCTGAGCTTCGACTCCGCCGACTTGTCGGAAGGCGGCGCGTTTTTGTGCTCGGACTTGCTCCTCGAGGAAGGGGAGCTCATCAACGTCGAGATCGTCCTCGCCGGCCACGCGATACGCGCCACCGCGCGCGTGGTGCGCACGGCCCGAACGACTGGGGGCCAGGCGGGCATGGGCATAGAATTCATCAGGCTCTCCGATTCCGATCGGAAAACGTTGTCCTTCGGCCTGATGACCTTGTCCGCGGCCAGCTCCTGA
- the gatC gene encoding Asp-tRNA(Asn)/Glu-tRNA(Gln) amidotransferase subunit GatC produces the protein MSRIDPEEVKQIAALARLALSEAEVSRLAQELDGILDYIATVQSVDTTGVEPLTHAVGFGCPLRSDEVQPSLSNDEALANAPRRHDRFFEVPRIVPTSGEGQGG, from the coding sequence ATGTCACGCATCGATCCGGAAGAAGTGAAGCAGATCGCGGCCTTGGCGCGGCTGGCCTTGAGCGAGGCGGAAGTGTCCCGGCTGGCGCAGGAGCTCGACGGGATCCTCGACTACATCGCCACCGTCCAAAGCGTGGACACCACCGGGGTCGAGCCCTTGACCCATGCCGTGGGCTTCGGCTGCCCGCTGCGTAGCGACGAGGTGCAGCCATCTCTGTCTAACGACGAGGCTCTCGCCAACGCCCCCCGCCGCCACGATCGCTTTTTCGAGGTGCCGCGCATCGTTCCCACGTCGGGTGAAGGGCAGGGCGGCTGA
- the gatA gene encoding Asp-tRNA(Asn)/Glu-tRNA(Gln) amidotransferase subunit GatA — protein MASETQTVEALVAGQSVRAQAEAVRTGRVRARSLVDAYLARIERLDPQLGTYLRVNGEGARRAAEAVDSQVAQGQTPGPLAGVPLGIKDIFVTKGIETTCASKILAGFVPPYEGTATSRLQDAGAINLGKLNMDEFAMGSSNENSAFKPVRNPWDPARVPGGSSGGSAAAVAANLCAASLGTDTGGSIRQPAAFCGVSGIKPTYGRVSRYGVIAFASSLDHPGPFGRAAVDVAALLEVMAGADPRDATSLAAPVGAYVDACEAGDVTGLRIGMPAEYFQAGMDPEVESAVRAAIDRFGAAGARIVPVSLPHTSYAIATYYLVCTAEASSNLARYDGVKYGHRTETAGSLEELYGRSRDEGFGDEPKRRIVLGTYVLRSGYYDAYYGQAQRVRRLIANDFAAAFASCDLLVTPTTPMTAFKLGEKTSDPLQMYLADIYTVAPALAGVPALALPCGLSSQGLPIGMQLIGPTLGEATLFRAAGAYQKLTDWHERRAPLAG, from the coding sequence ATGGCTTCCGAGACGCAGACCGTCGAGGCCCTCGTGGCGGGCCAATCGGTGCGGGCTCAGGCCGAGGCGGTGCGCACGGGCCGTGTGCGTGCGCGCTCCCTGGTGGACGCCTATCTCGCGCGCATCGAGCGGCTCGATCCCCAGCTTGGGACCTACCTGCGGGTGAACGGGGAAGGCGCCCGCCGCGCGGCCGAAGCGGTCGACAGCCAGGTCGCGCAGGGCCAGACGCCGGGACCGCTCGCGGGCGTGCCTCTTGGCATCAAGGACATCTTCGTCACCAAGGGCATCGAAACCACCTGCGCGTCCAAAATTCTCGCGGGCTTCGTGCCCCCCTACGAAGGCACGGCCACGAGCCGCTTGCAGGACGCGGGCGCCATCAACCTGGGCAAGCTGAACATGGACGAGTTCGCGATGGGCTCGTCGAACGAAAACAGCGCCTTCAAGCCCGTGCGCAACCCCTGGGATCCCGCGCGGGTGCCCGGCGGCTCGTCCGGGGGCTCGGCGGCGGCCGTGGCGGCGAATCTGTGTGCGGCATCCCTCGGCACCGATACGGGAGGCTCCATCCGCCAGCCGGCGGCGTTTTGCGGGGTGAGCGGCATCAAGCCCACGTACGGGCGTGTGTCGCGCTACGGTGTCATCGCGTTTGCGTCGTCCCTCGATCATCCGGGACCCTTCGGGCGGGCGGCCGTGGACGTGGCGGCGTTGCTCGAGGTGATGGCAGGCGCGGATCCCCGCGACGCCACGTCCCTGGCCGCGCCGGTGGGCGCCTACGTCGACGCCTGCGAGGCGGGTGACGTGACGGGCCTGCGCATCGGAATGCCCGCCGAGTATTTCCAGGCAGGTATGGACCCCGAGGTCGAGAGCGCCGTGCGCGCCGCCATCGATCGCTTCGGCGCCGCGGGCGCCCGGATCGTGCCCGTGTCGCTGCCCCACACGTCCTACGCGATCGCCACGTATTATCTTGTATGCACGGCCGAGGCCTCCTCGAACCTTGCCCGCTACGACGGGGTGAAGTACGGGCACAGGACCGAAACCGCCGGCTCGCTCGAAGAACTCTACGGACGCTCGCGCGACGAGGGGTTTGGCGACGAGCCCAAGCGCCGGATCGTGCTTGGCACGTACGTTCTGCGCTCGGGCTACTACGACGCCTACTACGGCCAGGCCCAGCGTGTGCGCCGCCTCATTGCGAACGACTTCGCGGCGGCGTTTGCTTCCTGCGATCTGCTCGTGACCCCCACCACCCCGATGACGGCGTTCAAACTGGGCGAAAAAACGAGTGACCCTCTCCAGATGTACCTCGCCGACATCTACACCGTGGCCCCTGCGTTGGCGGGTGTGCCCGCCCTGGCTCTGCCCTGTGGCCTTTCGTCGCAAGGCTTGCCGATTGGCATGCAGCTCATCGGTCCCACGCTGGGAGAGGCCACATTGTTCCGCGCCGCGGGCGCTTATCAAAAACTCACCGACTGGCACGAGCGGCGGGCCCCGCTCGCCGGCTGA
- the gatB gene encoding Asp-tRNA(Asn)/Glu-tRNA(Gln) amidotransferase subunit GatB, whose amino-acid sequence MSLLERYEPVIGLEVHVQLATQSKIFSGSAAAFGIEPNGATDPIVLGLPGSLPVLNSTAVHMAVRLGLAVGSRIRPVCRFSRKHYFYPDLPKGYQISQYDEPLCEGGAVRFRLEGVPHEVPLTRIHMEEDAGKNIHAEGGVSWVDYNRAGVPLCEVVSDPALRSADEAAEYLRALRTLVRYLGISDGNMEEGSLRCDANVSLRPRGATKLGTKAELKNINSFKNVKDAIEHEIKRQAALLDAGQAVVQETRLWDAARGRSQSMRSKEEAHDYRYFPEPDLPPLHVDEAWQAAAKAALPELPEARFERYVSVLGLTAQDAGVLTSEREISDYFDAVVRAAGEAQGSQSGQGKKAANWVLNEVLGRVDDVRLLASPDLPIPPQALAELLALVEAGTLSGKLAKDVFGRMWTERRRASDIVAKEAVSQVSDEGVLEAACAEVVQAHPKEAERFRGGDKKLMGFFVGQVMKVTGGKANPKAVNAILSRLLS is encoded by the coding sequence ATGAGCTTGCTTGAAAGATACGAGCCCGTCATTGGCCTCGAGGTCCACGTTCAGCTCGCCACGCAGAGCAAGATCTTCTCGGGCTCTGCGGCAGCCTTTGGCATCGAGCCGAACGGCGCGACGGATCCCATCGTGCTCGGCTTGCCGGGCAGCTTGCCCGTGCTCAACAGCACGGCCGTGCACATGGCGGTGCGGCTTGGCCTGGCGGTGGGATCGCGCATCCGCCCGGTGTGCCGGTTTTCCCGCAAACACTACTTCTACCCCGATCTGCCGAAGGGGTATCAAATCTCGCAATACGACGAGCCTCTGTGTGAGGGCGGCGCCGTCCGCTTTCGGCTCGAGGGTGTGCCTCACGAGGTGCCGCTCACGCGCATCCACATGGAAGAGGACGCGGGCAAAAACATCCACGCCGAAGGGGGCGTGAGCTGGGTGGACTACAACAGGGCCGGCGTGCCCCTCTGCGAGGTGGTGAGCGATCCCGCGCTGCGCTCTGCCGACGAAGCCGCCGAGTACCTGCGCGCCTTGCGCACGCTGGTGCGGTACCTGGGTATCAGCGATGGCAACATGGAGGAGGGCTCCTTGCGCTGCGACGCCAACGTCTCGCTGCGGCCCCGGGGCGCCACCAAGCTCGGTACCAAGGCCGAGCTCAAGAACATCAACAGCTTCAAGAACGTCAAAGACGCGATCGAACACGAGATCAAGCGCCAGGCGGCGCTGCTCGATGCCGGTCAAGCGGTGGTGCAGGAGACGCGCCTTTGGGACGCCGCGCGCGGGCGCTCGCAGTCGATGCGCTCGAAAGAAGAAGCGCACGACTACCGCTATTTTCCCGAGCCCGATCTGCCGCCTTTGCACGTGGACGAGGCGTGGCAGGCGGCGGCGAAGGCCGCGCTGCCCGAGCTGCCCGAGGCGCGTTTCGAGCGCTATGTATCGGTCCTGGGTCTGACGGCTCAGGATGCCGGTGTGCTGACCTCCGAGCGTGAGATCAGCGACTACTTCGATGCGGTCGTACGTGCGGCGGGCGAGGCGCAGGGCAGCCAGAGCGGGCAGGGAAAGAAGGCGGCCAATTGGGTGTTGAACGAGGTGCTCGGCCGTGTTGATGACGTGCGCCTTCTGGCCAGCCCCGATCTGCCCATACCGCCCCAGGCGCTGGCCGAGCTGCTCGCGCTGGTCGAGGCGGGCACGCTCTCGGGCAAACTGGCCAAGGATGTGTTCGGCCGGATGTGGACGGAGCGGCGCCGCGCCTCCGACATCGTCGCGAAGGAAGCCGTGTCGCAGGTGTCCGACGAGGGCGTGCTCGAGGCGGCGTGCGCCGAGGTCGTGCAGGCGCATCCCAAAGAAGCCGAGCGTTTCCGGGGAGGAGACAAAAAGCTCATGGGCTTCTTCGTCGGGCAGGTCATGAAAGTGACCGGGGGCAAGGCAAACCCGAAGGCCGTCAACGCCATTCTCTCGCGGCTGCTATCGTAA
- a CDS encoding DNA alkylation repair protein, which produces MGKLKQVVTDKVRQIKRAVVGPHGTSAPPDRGGPSPRVRAIPVDERPVTRAQATRMPRPLPSRAAIARATAATSAASGAARLPTPEELIQSLARQGSASRARQSQAYLKSDLTFLGVPVPALRAEAKRLARFEALESRPRLWAFVKSLWNEEVHELRALAVFVLALRVERLEASDLGVLESWLRAARTWALVDELAVHVVGPLAHGSPEAMRRLATWRRDPDFWLRRAALLAHLLPLRQGRGDFALFATWAAALLADDEFFIRKAIGWVLRETAKKRPELVAAFLSDHLPRVSGLTLREASKYLPEAERKRLQRERAS; this is translated from the coding sequence GTGGGCAAGCTGAAGCAGGTGGTGACGGACAAGGTGAGGCAGATCAAGCGGGCCGTGGTGGGCCCGCACGGCACATCAGCACCCCCCGACCGCGGCGGTCCCTCGCCTCGGGTGCGCGCCATACCGGTTGACGAGCGCCCGGTGACGCGGGCCCAGGCCACGCGGATGCCCCGCCCGCTACCCTCGCGCGCCGCCATCGCCCGAGCCACGGCGGCGACCTCCGCAGCGTCCGGCGCGGCCCGGCTGCCCACGCCCGAGGAGCTGATCCAGAGTTTGGCCCGTCAGGGCTCCGCGTCTCGGGCCCGGCAAAGCCAGGCGTATCTCAAGAGCGATCTCACGTTCCTGGGCGTCCCCGTGCCCGCGCTCAGGGCCGAGGCCAAGCGTTTGGCCCGCTTCGAGGCCCTGGAAAGCCGACCGCGCCTTTGGGCCTTCGTGAAGTCGCTTTGGAACGAGGAGGTCCACGAGCTGCGGGCCCTGGCCGTCTTCGTGCTGGCGCTGCGGGTGGAGCGACTCGAGGCTTCGGACCTCGGCGTGCTCGAGTCGTGGCTGCGTGCGGCCCGCACCTGGGCTCTGGTGGACGAGCTGGCCGTGCACGTGGTGGGGCCGCTCGCGCATGGTAGCCCCGAGGCGATGCGCCGGCTTGCGACGTGGCGCCGCGACCCCGACTTCTGGCTCCGCCGCGCAGCGCTGCTGGCGCACCTCCTGCCCCTGCGGCAAGGCCGGGGCGACTTTGCCCTGTTCGCGACGTGGGCGGCGGCCTTGCTCGCAGACGACGAGTTCTTCATTCGCAAGGCGATAGGGTGGGTGTTGCGCGAAACCGCGAAGAAGCGCCCGGAGCTCGTGGCGGCCTTCCTGTCCGACCATCTGCCTCGCGTGTCAGGTCTCACGCTGCGCGAGGCCAGCAAATATCTGCCCGAAGCCGAGCGGAAGCGCCTGCAGCGCGAACGGGCTTCGTGA
- a CDS encoding PEGA domain-containing protein codes for MRAPIKAGDPTVYHRRPTRDQRFDSAPLSVYHLFMLKEADPARRKVLPATGSWRSLGRARTVTHAALGCLAWVSCLGASASGHAAAASSTVQRVAVVRVTHEGAIPPGAQQAFADHLVEGLAVAEFQVISGPTVARRLEAKHLTCNDSDCYPKLASTLDVGYLVVGHVAESNKTYDITLEIINGRTGATIGRRRERCETCGMTEAAEKVGLAASALRSRLEALARTPARVVVRSRPGGAEASIDGQPVGRTPIDLELTGGQHHLALRLRGYHDVARTFTVVSGVDEALELEMLRPPSTFPYRLVGWLALAGGAALVGGGAYAAAIDGSELACAEEVKDVRGRCPRLRDTDALAATLVGVGAASMALGGVAVWVATQQSRTDGDSPSVSLVGLRVSGRF; via the coding sequence ATGAGGGCCCCCATCAAAGCCGGAGATCCCACAGTTTATCACCGGCGCCCCACGCGGGACCAGCGCTTCGATTCGGCCCCCCTTTCGGTGTACCATCTTTTCATGCTGAAGGAGGCGGACCCGGCCCGCAGGAAGGTGCTGCCGGCGACCGGCTCGTGGCGTTCCCTGGGGCGCGCCAGGACCGTTACGCACGCCGCCCTCGGCTGCCTGGCTTGGGTCTCGTGCCTGGGGGCTTCCGCGTCCGGGCATGCGGCGGCGGCCTCGTCCACGGTGCAGCGGGTGGCCGTCGTCCGCGTGACACACGAGGGCGCCATCCCTCCCGGCGCCCAGCAGGCCTTCGCCGACCACCTGGTGGAGGGGCTCGCCGTAGCCGAATTCCAGGTTATCTCCGGTCCTACCGTCGCGCGGCGCCTCGAGGCCAAGCACCTCACCTGCAACGACAGCGACTGTTACCCCAAGCTCGCCTCCACTTTGGACGTCGGCTATTTGGTGGTGGGGCACGTCGCGGAGTCCAACAAGACCTACGACATCACGCTCGAAATCATCAACGGCCGCACGGGCGCCACGATCGGCCGGCGGCGCGAGCGTTGCGAGACCTGCGGCATGACCGAGGCGGCCGAGAAGGTGGGGCTTGCCGCTTCGGCACTCCGCAGCCGGCTCGAAGCTTTGGCGCGGACGCCGGCGCGCGTGGTGGTGCGCAGCCGTCCCGGGGGCGCGGAGGCTTCCATCGATGGTCAACCGGTAGGGCGAACTCCCATCGACCTCGAGCTGACGGGAGGGCAGCACCACCTGGCGCTACGGCTGCGCGGTTACCATGACGTCGCCCGCACGTTCACGGTGGTCAGCGGGGTGGACGAGGCGCTCGAGCTCGAAATGCTACGCCCGCCGAGCACGTTTCCCTACCGCTTGGTCGGGTGGCTGGCCCTGGCGGGCGGAGCCGCCTTGGTGGGCGGCGGGGCCTACGCCGCCGCGATCGACGGCAGCGAGCTCGCCTGTGCGGAGGAAGTCAAGGACGTACGAGGGCGCTGCCCACGTCTGCGCGACACCGACGCGCTCGCGGCGACGCTGGTGGGTGTGGGGGCGGCCTCGATGGCCCTTGGGGGCGTGGCTGTGTGGGTGGCCACGCAGCAGAGCCGGACCGACGGGGACAGCCCTTCGGTCAGCCTGGTGGGTCTCCGGGTTTCGGGTCGGTTCTGA
- a CDS encoding protein kinase, with protein MSAHLSPGDVIPGTRYRVLSRVGEGAMGAIYAALHIDLEKRVALKTLLPEIAQVPEAVERFRQEARAASKIGSPYICDVTDFGALPDGQVYFVMEYLEGQSLAQLLDIERRLPAPRAVGILRQICKALGAAHEKGIIHLDVKPDNVMLQADAKRQDAVKVVDFGIAGLLDHGGKEDRIAGTPEYIAPERARGAGYDHRSDVYSLGVLAYETLTGQVPFGGEDPGAVLERHVNATPRALRELRPELPARLEQVVLQMLAKAPEDRPQRMEVVEALLCEAQIEAGFETAWDDALALPAVDEEWRRKLAQRMPGRGGPRKQVLVAAVGAALVAAAAAVYLGVLRAPEQVVKVVRVPVTDTEEAESVAELLESADRAGRAQRFVRPQTDSALHFIERAEREAEALGRTSPGAQSLRRAYASALAATGDELLGAGLRDLALLRFKDALAFRPDDPALARKAELTQVERQALGRRPPRAAREGSAASPPPATPRDELREAAAAGFLAAQNERLSEARLALKKTVELDGEGQVKAKLADALRTRAGEAWDRGDPNKGRALYQLVLLLDPEDLEARSRAQPPSAAPLAVAEAPAPAEAPAPPEPPAPREAKAPTTRGTKPGEPAEDTRHVPRNPKAAAAAVRRGRAAMARGDLADAETAFSQAVRADPLDGAAVGGMAQVAFERARYVEALDFARRATRLAPKAAGGHLVLGDAYFRLLRFSEALNAYQTAEKLLGPKTPQVAARIERVKARLGP; from the coding sequence ATGTCGGCCCACCTGTCTCCCGGGGACGTCATCCCCGGCACGCGCTACCGGGTGCTGTCTCGCGTAGGCGAGGGCGCGATGGGTGCGATCTACGCCGCCCTTCACATCGACCTCGAAAAGCGCGTCGCCCTCAAGACGCTGCTGCCCGAGATCGCACAGGTGCCGGAGGCGGTGGAGCGGTTCCGGCAAGAAGCACGCGCGGCCTCGAAAATCGGTAGCCCCTACATCTGCGACGTCACGGACTTTGGCGCGCTGCCCGACGGGCAGGTGTACTTCGTGATGGAGTATCTCGAGGGGCAATCCCTTGCCCAGCTGCTCGACATCGAGCGCCGCCTGCCCGCCCCACGCGCCGTGGGCATCTTGCGCCAGATCTGCAAGGCCCTGGGCGCCGCGCACGAAAAGGGCATCATTCACCTCGACGTCAAGCCCGACAACGTCATGCTGCAGGCCGACGCGAAACGGCAAGACGCCGTGAAGGTCGTCGACTTCGGCATCGCGGGCTTGCTCGACCACGGAGGCAAGGAAGACCGCATCGCCGGGACTCCCGAGTACATCGCGCCCGAGCGCGCACGCGGCGCGGGCTACGACCACCGCAGCGACGTGTACAGCCTGGGCGTGCTCGCCTATGAAACCCTCACGGGCCAGGTACCCTTCGGGGGTGAGGACCCGGGGGCGGTGCTCGAGCGCCACGTGAACGCCACACCCCGTGCGCTTCGCGAGCTCAGGCCCGAGCTGCCCGCGCGTCTCGAGCAGGTGGTGCTGCAGATGCTGGCCAAGGCGCCCGAAGATCGCCCGCAACGCATGGAGGTGGTCGAAGCCCTGCTCTGCGAAGCGCAGATCGAGGCCGGCTTCGAGACCGCCTGGGACGACGCCTTGGCCCTGCCCGCGGTGGATGAAGAGTGGCGGCGCAAGCTGGCCCAACGCATGCCGGGCCGCGGCGGGCCCCGCAAGCAGGTGCTGGTGGCGGCCGTCGGGGCGGCCCTCGTCGCGGCGGCGGCCGCGGTCTATCTCGGCGTGCTGCGTGCGCCCGAGCAAGTGGTGAAGGTGGTTCGGGTACCCGTGACGGACACCGAAGAGGCGGAATCCGTGGCGGAGCTGCTCGAGAGCGCCGACCGCGCCGGACGTGCGCAGCGTTTCGTGCGCCCTCAGACTGACTCGGCCTTGCACTTCATCGAACGGGCCGAGCGAGAGGCCGAGGCGCTGGGACGGACCTCGCCCGGCGCGCAGAGCCTCCGACGTGCCTACGCTTCGGCCCTGGCCGCCACGGGTGACGAGCTCCTTGGCGCGGGGCTCCGCGACCTCGCCCTCCTGCGCTTCAAAGACGCCCTGGCGTTCCGGCCCGACGACCCCGCGCTGGCCCGCAAGGCCGAGCTGACGCAGGTCGAACGTCAGGCGCTCGGGCGGCGCCCGCCCCGCGCCGCTCGGGAAGGCTCGGCCGCCTCCCCGCCCCCGGCAACGCCGCGGGACGAGCTTCGCGAAGCCGCCGCGGCGGGATTCCTGGCCGCCCAGAACGAAAGGCTTTCGGAAGCCCGGCTGGCCCTGAAAAAGACCGTGGAGCTCGATGGGGAGGGCCAGGTCAAGGCCAAGCTGGCGGACGCCTTGCGGACGCGCGCCGGCGAAGCCTGGGACCGCGGCGACCCCAACAAGGGCCGCGCGCTCTATCAGCTGGTGTTGCTCCTCGATCCCGAAGACCTGGAAGCGCGAAGCCGCGCCCAGCCTCCGTCCGCCGCGCCCTTGGCAGTGGCGGAAGCGCCCGCCCCGGCGGAAGCGCCCGCCCCGCCCGAGCCGCCCGCGCCTCGCGAGGCCAAGGCACCCACGACGCGGGGAACCAAACCGGGAGAGCCCGCCGAAGATACGCGCCATGTGCCGCGCAACCCGAAGGCCGCGGCCGCGGCCGTCCGTAGGGGTCGCGCCGCCATGGCGCGGGGGGATCTGGCTGACGCCGAAACCGCCTTCAGTCAGGCGGTCAGGGCCGATCCTCTCGACGGGGCCGCCGTGGGCGGCATGGCGCAGGTGGCGTTCGAGCGGGCCCGCTACGTCGAGGCCCTCGACTTCGCCCGCCGCGCGACGCGGCTTGCGCCGAAAGCCGCCGGTGGGCACCTGGTGTTGGGCGACGCCTACTTCAGGCTGTTGCGCTTTTCGGAAGCGCTGAACGCCTACCAAACGGCCGAAAAGCTCCTGGGACCGAAGACTCCCCAGGTGGCCGCCCGCATCGAACGCGTCAAGGCCCGGCTTGGCCCCTGA
- a CDS encoding 4'-phosphopantetheinyl transferase superfamily protein, which yields MLPPYVPTLRVLTPFGMCVGVHLPEGGRPDDVAGVTERLWPEERALLADLPAARARTFAGGRLALRAALAEAGLSCNAPILRGAAGEPLLPPHLWGSVSHKDQVAVALVAPAVTGCLGGLGVDVEVLTPGHVDISRRILRPEERAALAGCEAEERQRQARLAFSVKEALYKAGFPLVRRFFGFHEAALDLPITFAPERFVSVGARLFPGGQDLEAQVEAAAVPWSTWVVSVARVFGNAGKSSSYKDL from the coding sequence GTGCTCCCTCCCTACGTCCCCACGCTCCGTGTGCTGACGCCCTTTGGCATGTGTGTGGGGGTACACCTTCCCGAAGGGGGTCGCCCAGACGACGTGGCGGGCGTCACCGAGCGCTTGTGGCCCGAAGAGCGGGCGTTGCTGGCGGACTTGCCGGCGGCTCGGGCGCGCACCTTCGCAGGGGGGCGCCTGGCGCTGAGAGCCGCCCTGGCCGAAGCGGGGCTGTCCTGTAACGCCCCCATCCTGCGCGGGGCGGCCGGGGAACCCCTGTTGCCCCCCCACCTCTGGGGGTCGGTCAGCCACAAGGACCAGGTGGCGGTGGCCCTGGTGGCGCCTGCGGTCACGGGCTGCCTCGGGGGCCTGGGCGTCGACGTCGAGGTCCTGACGCCGGGTCACGTGGACATCTCGCGGCGCATCTTGCGTCCCGAAGAACGCGCCGCCCTCGCGGGGTGCGAGGCCGAGGAGAGGCAACGCCAGGCGCGGCTCGCTTTTTCGGTCAAGGAGGCGCTTTACAAGGCCGGCTTTCCGCTCGTGCGGCGCTTTTTCGGGTTTCACGAGGCCGCCCTGGACCTCCCCATCACCTTCGCCCCGGAGCGCTTCGTTTCGGTCGGGGCGCGGCTCTTCCCGGGAGGCCAGGACCTCGAAGCGCAGGTGGAGGCAGCGGCGGTTCCCTGGTCAACTTGGGTCGTGTCCGTGGCCCGCGTCTTCGGCAACGCTGGTAAATCAAGTAGTTACAAAGATTTATAG